A single genomic interval of Candidatus Binatia bacterium harbors:
- a CDS encoding GreA/GreB family elongation factor, with translation MIDAELRAYLKSATGEEPPLRHGDPRWADTELLAHRLIERSAAEAALKALEQEPARKKRWDLLLLAALLQQGLGERARALDALEVVSDKLLAAGDRDGVLALLPRFLEPEPTPAAVRFLHFLSQNPAASEEERADWLRTAIGIRHADPELHADLAALLERSADPDAREAAREHRLRAVELSLDDGVHEGLSEALFRAVDEDLETAPVRIGKILLRYAALAPWSDSESILDLAIPPLEERASGRFDWDDVAPILPRLPGGTAGRAMFARLFRIVVGKEPDPEAIIQGSGILDPSESYDAIAARVPKILALPPGAYVTHQTWGIGRVLASDGDSLTLDFTGRSGHKMSFAMASRSLDRLPSDGLRVLAIEQPERARALAAEGDPEVIARVLRDMGGAATQAQMKPRLEAALPGFDATLFWKRVKERWKTDARLDTSEAYRGQFRLAPEGSEAAAATLPTIAPKAPGAGLQLIRKFLREHPEDEPRLSAHAGPLVARWSQDERLEGTMRAQALCYALSWHSVPKETAQVILADLIAAGLRPDDLALGLNQEQLLGLSRGVAGEEEFLWFAVESRLPRLREEGRERLRELLGPERYARAIEQRMTRASEHPALSARLVEHFAAHPDDAGAPTMDALLVATVRLLEGDLPEGVPERLYGLVADGGLLHRRFRATPPETETAEALERTVLHWNGSERRLVPILEFLQEVGLGDLGDEYERRRKARAQDLLEGRSTEDVDTQFTLMTRATYDRLNVEMAKIARDLKTSIPAAIEKARALGDLRENAEYEAAKQRQANAAARLQEVMGMIQRARLIENLEVDSSRVGVGTEATLRPEGNNDPPVTFWILGEGDGNIAPGVLSYRAPLARNLLGKEVGAEVELALEEKGPRLYRVESIRRRLPGQEN, from the coding sequence ATGATCGACGCAGAGCTGCGAGCCTATCTGAAGAGCGCCACCGGCGAGGAGCCGCCGCTTCGCCACGGCGATCCGCGCTGGGCGGACACCGAGCTTCTCGCGCACCGCCTGATCGAGCGAAGCGCGGCCGAGGCCGCGCTCAAGGCGCTCGAGCAGGAGCCGGCGCGAAAGAAGCGCTGGGATCTCCTGCTCCTGGCCGCCCTGCTCCAGCAGGGACTGGGCGAGCGGGCGCGCGCGCTCGACGCCCTCGAGGTCGTCTCGGACAAGCTGCTCGCGGCCGGCGACCGGGACGGCGTGCTGGCGCTCCTTCCCCGCTTTCTCGAGCCGGAGCCGACCCCCGCCGCGGTGCGCTTCCTCCACTTCCTCTCGCAGAATCCCGCGGCATCCGAAGAGGAGCGCGCCGACTGGCTACGCACCGCGATCGGGATCCGCCACGCCGATCCCGAGCTGCACGCCGATCTCGCCGCGTTGCTCGAGCGCTCCGCCGATCCCGATGCGCGCGAAGCCGCGCGCGAGCACCGGCTCCGGGCCGTCGAGCTCTCGCTGGACGACGGAGTCCACGAAGGGTTGAGCGAGGCGCTCTTCCGCGCGGTGGACGAGGATCTCGAAACCGCGCCAGTCCGCATCGGGAAGATCCTCCTTCGCTACGCGGCCCTGGCCCCCTGGAGCGACTCGGAATCGATCCTCGATCTCGCGATTCCGCCGCTCGAGGAGCGCGCCAGCGGGCGCTTCGACTGGGACGACGTCGCTCCGATCCTCCCGCGCCTGCCGGGCGGCACCGCCGGGCGCGCCATGTTCGCCAGGCTCTTCCGGATCGTCGTGGGCAAGGAGCCCGATCCCGAAGCGATCATCCAGGGCTCGGGGATCCTCGATCCGAGCGAGTCGTACGACGCGATCGCCGCGCGGGTGCCGAAGATCCTGGCCCTGCCGCCCGGCGCCTACGTCACGCACCAGACCTGGGGGATCGGTCGCGTCCTCGCGAGCGACGGCGATTCGCTGACCCTGGACTTCACCGGCCGCTCCGGACACAAGATGTCCTTCGCCATGGCGTCCCGTTCCCTGGACCGGCTCCCGAGCGACGGCCTTCGCGTCCTCGCGATCGAGCAGCCGGAGCGCGCCCGCGCGCTCGCGGCGGAGGGAGACCCCGAGGTGATCGCGCGGGTGCTCCGCGACATGGGCGGAGCCGCGACGCAGGCGCAGATGAAGCCGCGCCTGGAAGCGGCGCTCCCCGGCTTCGACGCGACCCTCTTCTGGAAGCGGGTCAAGGAGCGCTGGAAGACCGACGCGCGCCTCGACACGAGCGAGGCGTACCGCGGGCAGTTCCGGCTTGCGCCCGAGGGGAGCGAGGCGGCCGCGGCCACGCTGCCCACGATCGCGCCGAAGGCGCCCGGCGCGGGACTTCAGCTGATCCGCAAGTTCCTCCGCGAGCACCCCGAGGACGAGCCGCGCCTGAGCGCGCACGCGGGCCCGCTCGTCGCGCGCTGGTCCCAGGACGAGCGGCTCGAGGGGACGATGCGCGCGCAGGCGCTCTGCTACGCGCTCTCCTGGCATTCGGTGCCGAAGGAGACCGCGCAGGTCATCCTCGCCGACCTCATCGCGGCCGGACTCCGGCCCGACGACCTGGCGCTCGGCTTGAACCAGGAGCAGCTCCTCGGGCTCTCGCGCGGCGTCGCGGGCGAGGAGGAGTTCCTCTGGTTCGCCGTCGAGAGCCGGCTTCCCCGGCTCCGCGAGGAGGGCCGGGAGCGGCTCCGCGAGCTGCTCGGGCCCGAGCGCTACGCGCGCGCGATCGAGCAGCGCATGACGCGCGCGTCGGAGCACCCGGCGCTCTCGGCGCGGCTCGTCGAGCACTTCGCGGCCCACCCCGACGACGCGGGGGCCCCGACGATGGACGCGCTCCTCGTCGCCACGGTCCGCCTTCTCGAAGGGGACCTCCCCGAGGGCGTGCCGGAGCGCCTCTACGGGCTGGTCGCCGACGGCGGGCTGCTCCATCGGCGCTTCCGCGCCACGCCCCCCGAAACGGAGACCGCGGAAGCGCTGGAGCGCACGGTGCTCCACTGGAACGGCAGCGAGCGGCGCCTCGTCCCGATCCTCGAGTTCCTCCAGGAAGTCGGCCTGGGGGACCTGGGCGACGAATACGAGCGCCGCCGCAAGGCGAGGGCGCAGGATCTGCTCGAGGGGCGCAGCACCGAGGACGTGGACACGCAGTTCACCCTCATGACGCGCGCCACCTACGACCGGCTCAACGTGGAGATGGCGAAGATCGCGCGCGACCTCAAGACCTCGATCCCCGCCGCCATCGAAAAGGCGCGCGCGCTGGGCGACCTGCGCGAAAACGCCGAGTACGAGGCGGCCAAGCAGCGGCAGGCGAATGCCGCGGCCCGGCTTCAGGAAGTGATGGGGATGATCCAGCGCGCGCGCCTGATCGAGAACCTCGAAGTCGACTCCTCGCGCGTCGGCGTCGGCACCGAGGCGACGCTGCGCCCCGAGGGCAACAACGATCCCCCGGTCACCTTCTGGATTTTGGGCGAGGGGGACGGGAACATCGCCCCCGGGGTGCTCTCCTACCGGGCGCCCCTCGCGCGGAACCTGCTCGGCAAGGAAGTGGGCGCCGAGGTGGAGCTGGCGCTGGAAGAGAAGGGACCGCGCCTTTACCGCGTCGAATCGATCCGACGGCGGCTTCCCGGCCAGGAGAACTGA
- a CDS encoding EamA family transporter, with translation MAKRRLLAGGALQIGSQLCVDHRWDPRESARIAQGGSPRIDSPASRDALRAKGPNGRSVGAHEGGSVGAHEGSPRRSARRGDRIPKRTRLILALSANQLLASGTHVIAKGALLRLNPLALALLRFVSASLVLFAYLRFRTGLARVERRDWPAFLLLGFLVIPGNQGFFLFGLARSTASHAALLYALTPLIVLLFARRLLREEGFVSKLLGIVAAFTGVAVILLERGLRHEVGLLSGDLLILVAVFAWAAYTVLSKRLLARYDPMTVTGWSIISGTLMCLPALFVPGAIPRLESIPIGVWGAIAYLAVGTSVIAYPLWSYALRHMDASKVAITSNTQPILTAALSWLLFRERFTPGFFVGAALILAGVTWVETRRPGMARVVPVEAG, from the coding sequence GTGGCGAAGCGGCGGCTCCTCGCCGGTGGCGCTCTTCAGATAGGCTCGCAGCTCTGCGTCGATCATCGTTGGGATCCTCGAGAATCCGCTAGGATAGCGCAAGGAGGCTCCCCTCGGATAGACTCTCCGGCTTCACGCGACGCGCTTCGAGCGAAGGGACCGAACGGTCGCAGCGTCGGGGCGCACGAAGGGGGCAGCGTCGGGGCGCACGAAGGGTCGCCGCGTCGGAGCGCACGAAGGGGGGACCGGATCCCGAAGCGGACACGACTCATCCTGGCCCTGAGCGCGAACCAGCTTCTTGCGAGCGGCACCCACGTGATCGCGAAAGGCGCGCTGCTCCGGCTGAACCCGCTCGCGCTGGCGCTGCTCCGCTTCGTTTCGGCTTCCCTCGTGCTCTTCGCCTATCTCCGGTTCCGCACCGGGCTCGCCCGCGTGGAGCGGCGCGACTGGCCGGCGTTCCTCCTGCTCGGCTTCCTCGTCATTCCGGGGAACCAGGGGTTCTTCCTGTTCGGATTGGCCCGCTCGACGGCGAGTCATGCGGCGCTGCTCTACGCCTTGACGCCCCTGATCGTGCTGCTGTTCGCCAGGCGCCTGCTGCGCGAAGAAGGGTTCGTGTCCAAGCTCCTGGGCATCGTCGCCGCGTTCACCGGCGTTGCGGTCATCCTCCTCGAGCGCGGGCTGCGGCACGAAGTGGGACTGTTGAGCGGCGATCTCCTCATCCTGGTCGCGGTCTTCGCGTGGGCCGCCTACACCGTTCTCTCGAAGCGGCTGCTCGCGCGCTACGACCCGATGACGGTGACCGGGTGGTCGATCATCTCGGGAACGCTGATGTGCCTGCCGGCGCTGTTCGTGCCCGGGGCCATTCCGCGCCTGGAGTCGATCCCGATCGGCGTGTGGGGCGCCATCGCCTACCTCGCCGTCGGCACCTCGGTCATCGCCTACCCGCTCTGGTCCTACGCGCTGCGCCACATGGACGCCTCGAAGGTCGCGATCACGTCCAACACGCAGCCGATCCTGACCGCGGCGCTATCCTGGCTGCTCTTCCGGGAGCGGTTCACGCCCGGGTTCTTCGTCGGGGCCGCGCTGATCCTGGCCGGCGTCACGTGGGTGGAGACGCGCCGGCCGGGCATGGCGCGGGTCGTGCCGGTGGAGGCGGGGTGA
- a CDS encoding aminotransferase class III-fold pyridoxal phosphate-dependent enzyme encodes MGEDRPGGPLVTRRPPLRGDELPEIRVPPPGPKSRASSRRLRRAEGAAIWGADPSPIVWSRARGSVVEDLDGNRYVDLTSGFGAATLGHASPEVARAVAAQARRLSQGLGDLHPHVAREKLVRKLSALGGALSRVLVTGTGSEAVELALKTAALATGRRRVVAFEGGYHGQSGAALEVTHFPRSPELLQPAGPPRAIPIPFPDPRHCGARTPCEACDLSCLDRGWERSVTPELRGSDPPGAVIVEPVQGRAGVIVPPPEFLARLSALAREAGMLVIYDEILTGAGRTGPFWAWKRSGAAAEPDLMTAGKGIGGGVAIGALFGKSQVMEVWSRHVSSSGESPYASTFYAHPLACAGALAALERLTSEEIASSREAIAGMLLDARPPLGFTIRALGAMAAIEPEDTRRSTTPSAEGGRRLAAPLDPDRTERSLYLPLLHRGVIAIPGGISSAAVSMYPAFTITPQQLAHAMDVVSSLS; translated from the coding sequence GTGGGCGAAGACCGGCCGGGCGGGCCGCTCGTGACGCGCCGGCCGCCGCTCCGGGGCGACGAGCTTCCGGAGATTCGGGTCCCGCCGCCGGGGCCGAAGTCGCGCGCCTCCTCGCGAAGACTGCGGCGCGCCGAGGGCGCCGCGATCTGGGGCGCCGACCCATCGCCCATCGTCTGGTCCCGCGCGCGAGGCTCGGTCGTCGAGGACCTGGACGGCAACCGCTACGTCGACCTGACGAGCGGCTTCGGCGCCGCGACGCTGGGTCATGCCTCGCCGGAAGTGGCGCGCGCGGTCGCCGCGCAGGCCCGGCGCCTGTCGCAGGGGCTGGGCGACCTCCATCCGCACGTGGCGCGCGAGAAGCTCGTGCGCAAGCTCTCGGCGTTGGGCGGAGCGTTGAGCCGCGTGCTCGTGACCGGCACCGGATCGGAAGCGGTGGAGCTGGCGCTGAAAACCGCTGCGCTCGCGACCGGGCGCCGGCGCGTCGTCGCGTTCGAGGGCGGCTACCACGGTCAATCGGGCGCCGCGCTCGAGGTCACGCACTTTCCTCGGTCTCCGGAATTGCTGCAGCCGGCGGGTCCGCCCCGCGCGATTCCCATTCCGTTTCCCGATCCGCGACACTGCGGGGCGCGCACGCCGTGCGAGGCGTGCGACCTTTCCTGTCTCGATCGCGGATGGGAGCGCTCGGTAACGCCCGAGCTTCGAGGGAGCGATCCTCCCGGCGCGGTGATCGTCGAGCCGGTCCAGGGACGGGCGGGCGTGATCGTCCCGCCGCCGGAGTTTCTCGCGCGTCTGTCGGCCCTGGCCCGCGAGGCCGGAATGCTCGTGATCTACGACGAGATCCTGACCGGCGCCGGCCGCACCGGCCCCTTCTGGGCCTGGAAGCGGAGCGGCGCGGCGGCGGAGCCCGACCTGATGACGGCAGGGAAGGGGATCGGCGGCGGCGTGGCGATCGGCGCGCTCTTCGGCAAGTCCCAGGTCATGGAGGTATGGTCGCGTCACGTCTCCTCGTCGGGCGAGTCACCGTACGCGAGCACGTTTTACGCGCACCCCCTGGCATGCGCGGGTGCGCTGGCCGCGCTGGAGCGGCTGACGTCGGAGGAGATCGCGTCGTCTCGGGAGGCGATCGCAGGGATGCTTCTCGATGCGCGACCACCCCTCGGTTTCACGATCCGGGCTCTGGGCGCCATGGCCGCGATCGAGCCGGAAGACACAAGGCGCTCGACCACTCCTTCCGCGGAGGGCGGTCGGCGCCTCGCCGCGCCACTCGACCCAGATCGGACCGAGAGAAGCCTATACCTGCCCCTGCTGCACCGCGGAGTCATCGCCATCCCCGGAGGCATCAGCTCCGCGGCCGTCAGCATGTACCCCGCCTTCACGATCACCCCCCAACAGCTCGCGCACGCCATGGATGTCGTGTCTTCGCTTTCCTAG
- a CDS encoding HAD-IG family 5'-nucleotidase yields the protein MSAMKKERGGATGAPAPPATSRPAEAPDATPAGVAPAGSLPEIEAPPGVPAEPSAPFAPAAPFAPATPLKPHGPQPAHHAHPGAPHEPSARALRYREHRIPRRHRVFVNRNLRMTQIRAIGFDLDHTLAHYDPTSVEELAFDLTKEKLVANKGYPTEILDLKYDPSFVIRGLVVDRKRGNLLKMDYFNLVTRGSHGLMPLRSEERRRAYRTSRIRLGHENYVSVDTLFHLPEVYLYLCLIDLLERRRPGTTLDYEALYRDVREMIDEAHRDGSLKNVITNDLDRYIRLDPELRTVLEEFRRTGKKLFLVTNSEWAYTDTLLRHILMKGRGAPEHWTDLFHAVVVEARKPDFFTETQAAEPVPEIQGSRIACAAVRRGDATWLERTLGASAEHVLYFGDHTYGDILQSKRARGWRTAMLVPELDREITVTAEHAKEFDRLARLSAERHQSEIEKAVLGRELRRLTLVLSENGNDPSRRHELGGRIAEIPEQVGALEKHSVELQGEIDAIRLKIDRAYNSRWGSLFREGNESSRFGHQLKDFACLYMSRVSNFLHYPSDYYYQSPVGYMPHDI from the coding sequence ATGAGCGCCATGAAGAAGGAGCGGGGCGGAGCGACCGGAGCTCCCGCGCCGCCCGCGACGTCTCGTCCCGCCGAGGCGCCTGACGCGACCCCCGCGGGCGTCGCTCCCGCCGGATCGCTGCCCGAGATCGAGGCGCCGCCTGGTGTCCCGGCGGAGCCGTCGGCGCCGTTCGCCCCGGCCGCGCCCTTCGCCCCGGCCACGCCGCTCAAGCCGCACGGACCGCAGCCGGCCCACCACGCGCACCCCGGCGCCCCGCACGAGCCGTCCGCGCGCGCGCTCCGCTATCGCGAGCACCGGATTCCCCGGCGGCATCGCGTCTTCGTGAACCGGAACCTCCGCATGACGCAGATCCGCGCCATCGGCTTCGACCTGGACCACACGCTCGCCCACTACGACCCGACGAGCGTCGAGGAGCTGGCGTTCGATCTCACGAAGGAAAAATTGGTCGCGAACAAGGGCTATCCCACGGAGATCCTCGACCTCAAGTACGACCCCTCCTTCGTGATCCGGGGCCTCGTGGTGGATCGGAAGCGCGGCAATCTGCTGAAGATGGACTACTTCAACCTGGTCACCCGCGGGTCCCACGGCCTGATGCCGCTCCGTTCGGAGGAGCGCCGCCGAGCCTACCGCACGTCGCGCATCCGGCTCGGGCACGAGAACTACGTTTCCGTGGACACGCTCTTCCATCTGCCCGAGGTGTACCTGTACCTGTGCCTGATCGACCTCCTGGAGCGGCGGCGCCCGGGAACGACGCTGGACTACGAAGCGCTCTATCGCGACGTGCGCGAGATGATCGACGAGGCGCACCGCGACGGCAGCTTGAAGAACGTGATCACGAACGACCTCGATCGCTACATCCGCCTCGACCCCGAGCTGCGCACCGTGCTCGAAGAGTTCCGCCGCACCGGAAAGAAGCTCTTCCTGGTCACGAACAGCGAATGGGCCTACACCGACACGCTGCTCCGCCACATCTTGATGAAGGGACGCGGCGCGCCGGAGCACTGGACCGACCTCTTCCACGCGGTCGTCGTCGAGGCGCGGAAGCCCGATTTCTTCACGGAGACCCAGGCGGCCGAGCCGGTTCCCGAAATCCAGGGCTCCCGGATCGCGTGCGCGGCCGTCCGTCGCGGCGACGCGACGTGGCTCGAGCGCACGCTCGGCGCCTCGGCCGAGCACGTGCTGTATTTCGGCGATCACACCTACGGGGACATTCTGCAGTCGAAGCGCGCGCGCGGCTGGCGCACCGCGATGCTCGTCCCCGAGCTGGACCGCGAGATCACCGTGACCGCCGAGCATGCGAAGGAATTCGATCGGCTCGCGCGCCTCTCGGCCGAGCGGCACCAGAGCGAGATCGAAAAGGCCGTGCTGGGCCGGGAACTCCGGCGGCTGACGCTGGTGCTGAGCGAGAACGGCAACGATCCGAGCCGGCGGCACGAGCTGGGCGGGCGCATCGCCGAGATCCCCGAGCAGGTCGGCGCCCTCGAGAAGCACAGCGTCGAGCTGCAGGGGGAGATCGACGCGATCCGGCTGAAGATCGACCGCGCCTACAATTCGCGGTGGGGATCGCTGTTTCGCGAGGGCAACGAGTCCAGCCGCTTCGGCCACCAGCTCAAGGATTTCGCCTGCCTGTACATGAGCCGCGTGTCCAACTTCCTGCACTACCCGTCGGATTACTACTATCAGAGCCCCGTGGGATACATGCCGCACGATATTTAG
- a CDS encoding putative sugar nucleotidyl transferase, with product MNLCLYEDPDASAFGPHALLRPVFALRCGAFTLIEKLVRAFPEAPLHLMVRSEVEEVTRALYPTASVGEPPAEETLFVNARLCMTDDEVLHFLAASPTEASYMSGGTLFAAKVSAPRVAHAAGHLRAGEPERAFEEIRMPAEVNAFLARSAADLIRWSPRQIVQDFRYAFQPETVRGKIDEGAHLLEPRAIHVARGARVMAGAVLNAEEGPILIQENAVIEPLAYVEGPAVIGERSRIKAGAQIRGGTSIGPVCKIGGEVEASVFQGYANKQHDGFVGHSFVGEWVNLGAGTITSDLKNNYSTVRTFRTAADWIERRGEDSGQRLLGLTVGDYTKTGIGATFPTGAVVGVGCNIYGTALMPTYVPSFAWGEPGRLVEHGIDAMIETAARAMGRRQVELSVPLDSRIRQAFDDTREDRARFLEAQHREPAGSARP from the coding sequence GTGAATCTCTGCCTCTACGAAGACCCGGATGCCTCGGCGTTCGGTCCCCACGCGCTCCTCCGTCCCGTGTTCGCGCTCCGATGCGGCGCCTTCACCCTGATCGAGAAGCTCGTGCGCGCCTTTCCCGAAGCCCCGCTCCATCTCATGGTCCGCTCCGAGGTCGAGGAGGTGACGCGCGCGCTCTATCCGACCGCGTCGGTCGGAGAGCCGCCCGCCGAAGAGACGCTCTTCGTGAATGCGCGGCTCTGCATGACCGACGACGAGGTGCTCCATTTTCTCGCCGCCTCTCCGACCGAAGCGTCCTACATGTCGGGCGGCACGCTCTTCGCCGCGAAGGTGTCCGCGCCCCGCGTGGCCCACGCCGCCGGGCACCTTCGCGCCGGCGAGCCGGAGCGCGCCTTCGAAGAGATCCGGATGCCGGCCGAGGTGAACGCGTTCCTCGCGCGCTCGGCGGCGGATCTCATCCGATGGAGCCCGCGTCAGATCGTGCAGGACTTCCGGTACGCCTTCCAGCCGGAGACCGTCCGGGGGAAGATCGACGAGGGCGCGCACCTTCTGGAGCCGCGTGCGATCCATGTGGCGCGCGGCGCGCGCGTGATGGCGGGGGCCGTGCTGAACGCGGAGGAGGGCCCGATCCTGATCCAGGAGAACGCCGTGATCGAGCCGCTCGCCTACGTGGAGGGCCCGGCCGTCATCGGCGAGCGCTCGCGGATCAAGGCGGGCGCGCAGATTCGAGGCGGCACGTCGATCGGTCCGGTCTGCAAGATCGGGGGCGAGGTCGAGGCGTCGGTGTTCCAGGGGTACGCGAACAAGCAGCACGACGGCTTCGTCGGGCATTCCTTCGTGGGGGAATGGGTGAACCTGGGCGCGGGCACGATCACCAGCGATCTCAAGAACAACTACTCCACGGTGCGCACCTTCCGGACCGCCGCCGACTGGATCGAGCGCCGCGGCGAGGATTCGGGGCAGCGGCTCCTGGGACTCACGGTGGGGGACTATACGAAGACGGGCATCGGCGCCACGTTCCCGACCGGCGCGGTGGTGGGCGTCGGGTGCAACATCTACGGCACCGCGCTCATGCCGACCTACGTCCCGTCGTTCGCCTGGGGCGAGCCGGGACGGCTGGTCGAGCACGGCATCGACGCCATGATCGAGACCGCGGCCCGCGCGATGGGGCGCCGCCAGGTGGAGCTCTCGGTGCCGCTCGATTCCCGCATCCGCCAGGCGTTCGACGACACGCGGGAGGACCGCGCCCGCTTCCTCGAAGCGCAGCACCGCGAGCCGGCGGGGAGCGCCAGGCCGTGA
- a CDS encoding rhomboid family intramembrane serine protease, which yields MSGRWQEPRPFVLGGPLTPAVKTLLITNVVVFLFQYLAQGLAQVRIDRIFGLVPYDVTHHLFLWQLVTYMFLHGGIWHIGFNMLALWMFGTELESYWGTSRFTRFYFITGIGAAICSTLAQWNSFIPTIGASGAIYGLLAAYGILFPDRTILLYFVIPIKAKYFVILMGLLAFWSSVTASGSGVAHIAHLGGMLFGWLYLRYGWGERRVRVGFKMPDLRGWRERRRQEKLKKKFKVYYKDTRGEDDEE from the coding sequence GTGAGCGGACGCTGGCAGGAGCCGCGCCCCTTCGTCCTGGGCGGGCCGCTGACCCCCGCGGTCAAGACCCTCCTGATCACGAACGTGGTCGTGTTCCTCTTCCAGTACCTCGCGCAGGGGCTGGCGCAGGTGCGGATCGACCGGATCTTCGGCCTCGTTCCCTACGACGTGACGCACCACCTGTTCCTCTGGCAGCTCGTCACGTACATGTTCCTCCACGGCGGGATCTGGCACATCGGCTTTAACATGCTCGCGCTCTGGATGTTCGGCACGGAGCTGGAGTCGTACTGGGGGACCAGCCGCTTCACGCGCTTCTACTTCATCACCGGGATCGGCGCCGCGATCTGTTCGACCCTGGCGCAGTGGAATTCGTTCATCCCGACGATCGGCGCCTCGGGGGCGATCTACGGGCTGCTCGCCGCGTACGGCATCCTCTTCCCGGACCGGACGATCCTTCTCTACTTCGTCATCCCGATCAAGGCGAAGTACTTCGTCATTCTCATGGGGCTGCTCGCCTTCTGGTCGAGCGTGACCGCGAGCGGGAGCGGCGTGGCGCACATCGCCCATCTGGGCGGGATGCTCTTCGGCTGGCTCTATCTGCGCTACGGCTGGGGAGAGCGGCGGGTGCGCGTCGGCTTCAAGATGCCCGACCTGCGCGGATGGCGCGAGCGGCGGCGCCAGGAGAAGCTGAAGAAGAAGTTCAAGGTCTACTACAAGGACACCCGGGGGGAGGACGACGAGGAGTAA
- a CDS encoding 2-oxoacid:ferredoxin oxidoreductase subunit beta: MSGGANIPKGNGNAAGPAGAGSAGAAGAGSAAVPKNRIGLTVADYKGAKSTLCPGCGHDAITGSIVQAAFELGLEPHRVAKMSGIGCSSKTPAYFIGRSHSFNAVHGRMPSVATGAFLANRELTLLGVSGDGDTASIGLGQFCHLVRRNVPVAYIIENNGVYGLTKGQFSATADVGSRAKSGAVNELMPIDLCAIAIQLGCGFVARSFSGDPKQLRPILKAALSHRGTAVVDVISPCVTFNAHEGSTRSYTAVKEHDAPLHDVTYVPHFENIEVDYAPGESREVKLHDGSRVVLKKLGEDYDPYDPGQALATLNRGREEGKFVTGLLYVNANEAALDKDLALVDAPLSSLTLEQVRPPREVLDEVMAGLRSGRS; encoded by the coding sequence ATGAGCGGCGGCGCGAACATCCCGAAGGGGAACGGCAACGCCGCGGGGCCGGCGGGCGCGGGATCGGCGGGCGCCGCCGGAGCGGGGAGCGCGGCGGTACCGAAGAACCGGATCGGCCTCACCGTGGCGGACTACAAGGGCGCCAAGTCCACGCTCTGCCCCGGCTGCGGTCACGACGCGATCACCGGAAGCATCGTCCAGGCCGCCTTCGAGCTGGGGTTGGAGCCGCACCGCGTGGCCAAGATGTCGGGGATCGGCTGCTCCAGCAAGACGCCGGCCTACTTCATCGGCCGCTCGCATTCGTTCAACGCGGTGCATGGCCGCATGCCCTCCGTGGCGACCGGCGCGTTCCTCGCCAACCGCGAGCTCACGCTCCTGGGCGTCTCGGGCGACGGCGACACCGCCTCGATCGGACTCGGTCAGTTCTGCCACCTGGTGCGGCGGAACGTGCCGGTCGCCTATATCATCGAGAACAACGGCGTCTACGGGCTGACCAAGGGGCAGTTCTCGGCGACCGCCGACGTGGGGAGCCGCGCCAAGTCGGGCGCCGTGAACGAGCTGATGCCGATCGACCTGTGCGCCATCGCGATCCAGCTCGGATGCGGCTTCGTGGCGCGCTCCTTCTCGGGCGATCCCAAGCAGCTCCGGCCGATCCTGAAAGCGGCACTGAGCCATCGCGGCACCGCCGTCGTGGACGTGATCTCCCCCTGCGTGACGTTCAACGCGCACGAGGGCTCGACGCGCTCCTACACCGCGGTCAAGGAGCACGACGCCCCGCTCCACGACGTGACCTACGTCCCCCACTTCGAGAACATCGAGGTGGACTACGCGCCGGGCGAGTCGCGGGAGGTGAAGCTGCACGACGGCTCGCGCGTCGTGCTGAAGAAGCTGGGCGAGGACTACGACCCCTACGATCCGGGCCAGGCGCTGGCCACGCTGAACCGCGGGCGCGAGGAGGGCAAATTCGTGACGGGCCTGCTCTACGTGAACGCGAACGAGGCCGCGCTGGACAAGGATCTGGCGCTGGTGGACGCGCCGCTCTCGTCGCTCACGCTGGAGCAGGTGCGTCCGCCGCGGGAGGTACTCGACGAGGTGATGGCGGGGCTGCGGTCGGGACGCTCGTAG